GCCTTGTCCAGGGCATGGAGGAAGACCGGATGGAAAAAATGATCGATGTGGCGCTTTTTTTGGAGCCTTTATGGGAAAACGCCCTGGGGCCGGACTGGAAAAAGAAGATGACCCGGGAAACCGTCAGACGTTTATACGAAAGAATGTGAGGCATGGGATTTTTGTCAAGACTCGGACATTTTTTGGGCCGCGTCCATGGGCGGATCAGGAAAAGGATTTTTTTCGGGGGAAACCCGGACAACGCCCCGGCCGGGGCCATTGTTCTGTTTCCCCGGCTTGACCATGTTTTTTTCTGCGGTCTGACCGGAATCGTGGCCATCCAAAAAGCCTCCCCGGACGACGCCGATGACATCGGGTCTTTGATGGATGAAATCGAGGCGGGCCTGGGCGGAATCGAAAACCAGGGCTTTGACTCTTTCCCGGGAAACGGGGAGGGGTTTGACGATTTTTACCTGGGAGGGGCCGATGGAATCGAGGCTGTGGCCGACGCGGCCCGGCGTTTGAAAAATGAGCGTCCTTTTTTTGAGATTTACCGGACCCCCGCCATTTTAGAGAAGATATCGGCCTTGCATGGCCGTCTTTCAGACCGGGTTGGCCGCGAGGAGAAGGCGCTGTCGGACCGGATGGGCAATCTGGGGTCCGAAATGGTCCGGGTCATGTCCCGGCGGATCGATTCCGCAAAAGACATCGCCTGGTCTTTAAAGTCCGAGACAGCGAACAACATCCTGAAGGCTCAAAATCTCGCCGGGAAATCCGCCCGCTCATTGTCCATGCGGGGGCTGTCGGTTTTTAAAGCCGTCAACAGCGTGTTAAACGGCATTGACCGCCTGGAGGTGAGGGGCCGGGATTCAGCGGGAATATCGGTCATGTTCACGCTCAAAGCGTCCGATTTTGAGGCGCTTCAGGCAAGGCTCAAAGAAAAAAAACGTCCGGATCATTTTAAAAGCCGCGTCAACCTGGAGGTTTTGAGGGACATGGGCGTTGAGGTCCGCCATTTTCGGCGCCCGGGCGGCCAAAAGGCCGTGTCCGTCACATTCGTTTACAAGACCGCCGCGGAAATCGGGCGCCTGGGGGACAATGTGGCCGCGATCCGCCGCCGGATCAGGGACGACGATTTCCTTCACGCTCTGATATCCGCGAACTGGCTGGACAAAACCATCCTGGCCCACACCCGGTGGGCCTCGGTGGGCGCCATCACCGGGGCCAACTGTCACCCGGTGGACCACCGGACGCGGGTGGGAAAGAACGGCGCCCCGGGCGGCGACGGCGATGCCCCAGGCCCGGGCGTCATTCATGTCTGCCTCAACGGGGATATTGACAACTACGAGAAATTAAAAAGAGAAAGCGAAGAGGCCGGGCGCCTGATCCACCCCGACATCACCACCGACACCAAGATCATTCCCCTCCGGATTCGCGGCCACCTGGAAAAGGGTCTGGATATCGAAGAGGCCTTCCGAATGGCCGTAAACGATTTCACCGGGTCCCACGCCATCGCCATGCACACGGACCTTGCCCCGGGCCGCCTTTTCCTGGCCCAGAGGGGAAGCGGCCAGTCCATATTCGTGGGAATCGCCGACGAGCATTACATGCCCGCCTCTGAAATATACGGATTTGTCGAAGAGACGCCCGTTTATGTCAAAATGAACGATGACGCGTCCCCGGACCCGGAAGAGGGGGGCCGGATTTTCATCCTGGATCAAAATTCCAAAGGCGGCCTGGACGGCATCAAAGCCATGCGCTATGACCAGACCCCTGTTTCCCTTGAGGAAAAACATGTCAAACGGACCCATCTGACCTCCCGGGACATCGACCGCCAGGGATTTGACCATTATTTTCTCAAAGAGATTTCCCAGTCCCCCGCCTCTGTGGAGAAAACCCTCCAGAATCGCTGGAAAATCACATCCGGAAAGACCCGGCGCTACGCGCTGAATCTGGATGAAAGCGAATTTCCCTCAAAAATCGCCCAATCCATTCAAAACGGCGTCACGCGACGGGTTTTTTTCATGGGCCAGGGAACGGCGGGGGTGGCGGCCAAAGCGTGCGCGGGCATCTTGAGCGCCTACGCGCGGGATCCCCTGTTTCATGTGTCCGCCCTCAAGGCGTCGGAATTAAGCGGATTCAACCTTGATCGCGGGGAAAAGGGCCCGGACGGCATGGCGGACTCCCTGGTGATCGCCATCAGCCAGTCGGGCACCACCACCGACACCAACCTGACGGTGGACATGGTCCGGGAAAGGGGCGCCGGGGCCATCGCCATTGTCAACAGGCGGGATTCGGACCTCACGTTTAAGGTGGACGGCGTGATGCACACCAGCAGCGGCCGGGACATTGAAATGTCGGTGGCGTCCACCAAGGCCTTTTACTCCCAGATTGTGGCCGGCGCCCTGCTGGGCCTTAAAATCGCCGAGTTGAAAGGGTGGAAAGACGCCCGGTTCATATCCGAAGAGATCAAAAACCTGCTGGCCCTTCCCGGCCACATGGAAAGCGTTTTTGCGCTTAAAGACAAGATCGAAAGCTCGGCGCGGGAAAACGCCGTAAAAAAAGCCTTTTGGGCCGTGGTGGGAAGCGGCCCCAACAAGGCGTCGGCCGACGAAATCAGGATCAAACTCAGCGAGCTTTGCTACAAGACCATTTCATCGGATTTTGTCGAGGACAAAAAACACATCGATTTGTCCGCCGAGCCCTTGATCATCGTGTGCGCCTCGGGGGTCCGGGAGAATGTCATCGGCGACATTGTGAAAGACACCGCGATATTCCGGGCCCACAAATCGGCCCCCATTGTCATCGCGGACGAAGGCGAGCGCCGGTTCGACGCCTATGCCCACGATGTCTTTAATGTTCCCCGGGTCAGCGAGCGCCTGGCGCCGGTGACCAGCGCGCTGGCGGGCCATATCTGGGGATACTACGCGGCCCTGGCCATCAATGACTGCTCCCGTTTTTTTCACGGGCTGAGGAAAAGAATCCAAAAAGCCCTGGATGAGCGTCTCAAAAAGGGGCTGGACATTGTGGAGATTGTCCTGGAAAATGGTTTTAAGGAAGAGATGGCGGCCTCCTACTATGAGTTCAGGAAAAAAATAGGCAAAGACCTTCTGCCCGCCATCGGCCAGTCCCACTGTGTTTTGGACCTGGCGCTTCTTTTGAAGTATCTTTCGGGAAGGCTCCCGGTCTCGGATTTTGAACTGGATTTCCAAAAAAAAGGAACCGCCTCGAACATGATCGGCATGCTGTTTGAGCGCCTGGGAGAGCTTGTCAGCCTCACGGCCCGGCCCATCGACGCCATCAAGCACCAGGCGAAAACCGTCACGGTGGGAACCAGCCGGATCACGGAAAAGCTGGACGGGATACTGTTTGAGACCTTTGAGGAAAACGGTTTCCATGTGTCCCAGATTATCAACCGGAACGTGCTGGTGCTCAAAAACATACAGGGAATCGTCCAAAGCGTCGAGGGCTCCATCCTGTACCGGGTAGACGGTCTCAATCTCATGGGGGAGCCCACACAGGACACCACCATCACGGTGCTGAAAAAGGAGGGGTCCCTGGCGTCCCTTCCTTCCCGGGTGGAGTCCGATCCCGCCCTTAAGGGAACCAAACGGCTCATTGTGGCGGAGCAAAACGTCTATATCGGAAAAGGGCGGAAGGATGACCGGAATATTATCGTGGCGCCTTTTATCTCCACATCCGGCCGGGCGCCCAGCCGCATTGAGCATCTCCTCCTTTTAAATGTGGTGTACAAGGAACGCATCACCCTTTCTGAAAAAATCAGATGTCTCGGGGGAAAATGCGAAAGGATCAAAAACATCGTCCAGGAAAACAGCGTGGCCTGGCGCGACGATTTTCTGGACCTCATTGAGACCAATGAGCTTTTCGGCGTGTCGGCTGAAAAAATAGCGGATCGGATTGTGTCCTGTGAAGATTCGAATTAATGAAGGATTTTTGTAAAAGAATAAGCGCGAGGCTTTAAAAAGGGAGAAACAATGGAGGCTATCTTCGGGTTGGACGTCAAAATCGCCGAAACATTCAGCGAAGATCAGAAAGCTGTGGTTTTTCACGGAAGCTGCCTTGATTTGCTGAAAGATATCCCGGATCATTCGGTTCAGCTGGTGGTCACTTCTCCTCCTTACAATATTGGAAAAGAGTATGAGAAAAAACTCGAAATAAAAACCTACCTGGACCAGCAGAAGGAAGTGATCAAAGAGTGCGTTCGCATTCTTTCCCATACGGGGAGCGTCTGCTGGCAGGTCGGAAATTATGTCAAAGACGGTGCCATTATTCCCCTTGACACTGTTTTGTATCCGATATTTCATGATCTGAATCTTGTCATGAGAAATAGAATTGTCTGGCATTTTGAACATGGTTTGCATTGCTCGAGAAGGTTTTCAGGACGCTATGAAACCATTATGTGGTTCACTCGAAAGACAAAGGAGTTCGTTTTTGACCTTGATCCGGTGAGAGTGCCCCAGAAGTATCCAGCCAAAAAATATTTTAAAGGCCCCAAGGCGGGTCAATATTCCTGCAACCCCCTTGGCAAAAATCCGGGGGACGTTTGGGACGTCCCGAACGTCAAGAGCAATCATGTGGAGAAAACTCAGCACCCGTGTCAATTCCCGGTGGAACTGATTGAGCGCCTGGTTTTGTCGATGACCCAAAAAGGGGATTGGGTGTTTGACCCGTTTCTTGGCGCCGGCACATCCATCATCGCCGCCATTCGACGTGGAAGGAAAGGGGTTGGAGCGGAGACGGAAAAGCGATATGTGGATATTGCCCGAGACAGGATACAAAAGGCCATTGATGGAACATTGCGGACAAGACCAATGAATAAACCCAAATACGATCCGTCATCCAGTCGAAATCGGTTGGCCATATCCCCCTGGGATAGAAAAGACTTAATCTCTCATCAGCTCACATTGCCTGAAAGTCGGGGCGGGGGGGCTCTGTGAAAATAGCTGAGACATACTCCCATTTAAACGGTCTTGAATTCCTGCTCGTCCACAAGCCTGAGCTGTGGGAAGAAATACAGACGGTGATTGGTCAGGTGGATGGAAAAGCCTGCAAGACGAAATTATCAAAGGAAAAAAACATGAAAGGCCGTTTGCTTTACAGCCCCATTGAGATGAACCGGTCTTTTAACGGGCTTCTTAAAGCAAAGGACTGGATGGAGAGCCGGGTCAGCTATTGGGTGACGAAAGATGAGAAGCTGATCCGAAAAACCCTCTCCATGCCTCCTGAAAAGCAGAAAAAAGAGATTGAGGCGGCCGGCTGTTTTCCGATTTTCAGCTATAACCAGACGGATTTTGTGAAAGACAGGCTCGCCATTGAGGTTCAATTCGGGAAATACGCTTTTGTGGCTTACGACTTGTTCGTGAAACATCTCGCTTTTTATATTGGGGATAAGATTGACGTGGGAATTGAGATTTTGCCCATGAAAACGTTGCAGTCGCAGATGAGTTCCGGGGTGGCCTATTATGATGGGGAATTGTACAATGTCATTCGGCAGGGGCGCGGAGTCCCCGGGGTTCCTTTGGTAATCATCGGAATAGAAGACTGACCCCCTGGTTGCGGTTTTTTTCTAACGCGGCGCTTTCCTTCGCGCGATATCGTTCGGGGCGTGGTTTTTTTCAAACAAAACCCTCACCCTTTCCCCGGGCTGGGCCAGGGCCGCGCTTTCACCCTTTTCGTTGACGATTTTTTGAATGACATCCGGGACAATCGGCCCTCTCCGGCCCAGGACCTCCACCTCTTCGTTTAAAAAAAACCGATTCCGGGCCTCCACGAGGGCCATGCCGCCGACGTCCCGGATGATTTTTCCGATGAAAACGCCGTGGTTTTCCACGCTGGACACGTCGTGCCTCATGGACTCCGGGCCGGGATGTCCGAAGTAAAAACCCGGGCCGCATCCCCGGGCGCTGACGCCTTCAAGCTCTTCGATCCAGCCGGGATCCGGGGCCCAGCCCTCCGGGTCTTCATAGAATCGGTCAACGGCCTCCCGGTAAACCCGGAGGACGGTGGCCAGGTAGTGGATTCCCTTCATGCGTCCCTCGATCTTAAGGGAGTTCACGCCCGCTTTGATCATCTCGGGAATATGCGCCGCCATGCAAAGGTCCTTTGAGTTGAAGATATAGGTTCCCCGGGCGTCTTCGGCCACCGGCATGTAGCGGCCCGGCCGTTTCTCCTCCATCACCGCGTATTTCCATCTGCACGGATGGGAGCAGGACCCCCGGTTGGCGTCGCGTCCGGACATGAGCGCGCTTAGCAGGCATCTTCCGGAGTAGGACACGCACATGGCGCCGTGGACGAAGGATTCGATTTCAAGGGACGTCCGGGAGGCTATTTCGGACACTTCTCCAAGGGAAAGCTCCCGGGCCGTGTTGATCCGGGTCGCGCCCATTTTTTCCCAGAAAAGCGCCGCGCCCGCGTTGACGGTGTTGGCCTGGACGCTGATGTGGACGGGAATGCCCGGGGCCTTTTCTTTCGCCAGAAGAAAAACCCCCGGGTCCGCGATGATCACGGCGTCGGGTCCGATTTCGTTGACAGAGGCCAGGAAATCCGATATGGCGCCGAATTCATGGGTTCGGGGGAAAATATTGCAGGCCACATAGACCTTGACGCCCTTGTCATGGGCCAGTTCCACCCCTTGTCTCATTTCCTTTGGGGTGAAGTTTCCGGAAAAATTTCTGAGACTGAAATCCTTTCCCCCAAGGTAAACGGCGTCCGCCCCGTAATGGATGGCGATTTCAAGCTTTTCAGGGTTTCCGGCCGGGGCCAGCAGCTCGATTTTACTGTTTTCGGTTTTCATGGCCGGTCCCGGCCCTTGAGGGATTCCAGGGTTTCTTTGAGACTTTCACGCCAGGGTCGGGGGATGATTTGGAAGCGCTCCCGGATTTTGGAGCAGTCCAGGACGGAAAAATACGGTCGGCGCGCCGCCGCAGGGTACTCGTCTGAGGAGATCGGCCTGACCACAGGGGCCTTTGGGAGAATCCCCAGCTCTTCGGCGATTTCGAATATGGCCCGGGCAAACGTGTCCCACGTGGCTTCTCCCTGCCCGCAGAAGTGAAACAGGCCCCGGGGCGCCCGGGGGGATCGCATGACCATGGAGGCGATGGACAAAAGGGCCTCGGCCAAATCCCCGGCGCAGGTGGGGGAGCCGCGCTGGTCCGACACCACCGCGATTTCGTTTTTGTCCTTTGCCAGTTTGAGCATGGTTTTCATGAAGTTGGCGCCATGAGCCCCGTAGAGCCATGAGGTTCGGACAATGATGTGAGAGTGAAGCCGCCGCCTGATTTCGTTTTCTCCCAGAAGTTTTCCGGCCCCGTAAACGTTCAGGGGCCGGGTCGGGTCGGATTCCAGGTACGGGGTTTTTTTTTCGCCGTCAAAGACAAAATCCGTTGAGACATGAATGAGGGCCGCGTTTTTTTCCCGGCATTGATCGGCCAGAACGGCCGGTCCCCGGCTGTTGGCCAAAAACGCCGCGTCCGCGTCTTTTTCGGCGTGATCCACGTGGGTGTAGGCCGCCGCGTTGATCACGGCCCGGGGCCTGTGGACGCCAAACGCTTTTTTTACCCCGGCTTCATCGGCGATGTCCAGATCGGGAAGGTCCAGGCCCGCGATGTCCATTCCCCGGTCTTTTCCCCGGCGCGTCAGCTCCCGGCCCAACTGCCCCTTTGATCCTGTCACAAGGAGTGTCATTTCTTAAACAGGCCGGAGTCGAAATCCTCGGGGGCGGGCTCCCCCTTCCGCTTTCGCGCTTCGCCGGGCAGGGCGCCGGGATTGTTTTTTTTCAGGATGTTTTCCATGGTGGGCGCCAGCCATATCTCCACTTTTGAGTCGCCGGTGGAGATATTGATCACGCACCACCGGTTCTCTTTGTTGTAGATTAAAAGGGTGCGGGGAGATTTGAAGGAGCTGACCAGACGCCAGTTGTCCTCGCCCATGTTTTCGTTAAAAAACCGGATCAGCGGGCTGAGCCTGATTTTTCCCCTGAACACCAGGACCCCGGCCGAAAATCCGGGGGTCTGGAAAACAAAGGTGGATTTTTTGTCCAGCTTGTACCCGGGGGGAATGAGCACATCGTTAAAGTCGTGGTAGGCCGGCAGTTTTTTCCGGTTTCGCGTCTGTCCGGGAAAGCCGTCTCGGCCGCCGGACATTTCGGCGCATCCGGCGATAAAAATAAGAGACGCGGAGGCGATCAAAGCGAAAATCCACATGTTTTTCCGATGATGTGATCTGTTCATGGCCATACCCCTTTCCTGTGAGTCGATGTCGTTTCGGTTGTTCATGCCAAGCGAATTACGCGACCCATTGTACAACTTTGCGCCGGGAAAAGTCAATCCGTCGCCGCCAAAAAAAAGGCAAAAAAATGACCGGGCTTTAAAAAAAATCAAAGCCCGGTCATTTGGATCAAAAGCGCTTCTTTTTTAAAGTCATATCATCAGGCGCCTTCGCTGATTTTTTCCGTCAGTTCGGGAATGAAATCCAGGATGTCTTCCACCACGCCCACGTCGGCCACCTGAAAGATGGGGGCCTTGGGATTTTTGTTGATGGCGACAATGAACGGCGAGCCCTTGATTCCGCCCATGTGCTGGAAAGACCCGCTGATTCCCAGGGCCAGGTACACCTTGGGTTTGACCGTCTGGCCTGACGTTCCCACCTGGCGGGATTTTTCAAGCCATTTGGCGTCCACGATGGGCCGGGAGCATGACACCACCGCGCCCATGGCGTCGGCCAGCTCCTGAGCGATCTCGATGTTGTCCTCGTCTTCGATGCCCCGTCCCACGGAAACCAGGACGTCTTCCTTGGTGATGTCCACATCGCCCACTTCGGCTTCCACGATTTCGAGAAAGCGGCGTTTCACCGACATATCCCCGACATCGCCGGATTTGTCCGCAACCTGTCCGCCGGCGGACTTGCTTTCATCCGGCTGGAAGGAGCCGGGCCGAACGTTGGCCACGGCGCCGTTTGAAAGGTCGCAGGTCACATGGGCGCTGACCATGCCGCTGTATTCCTGGCGGACGACTTTTAAAAGGTCTCCGTCGATCCCCTCAAAATCCACGACGTCCGGGACAAAGGCCGCGTCCATTTTGATGGAAAGGCCGGGTCCCAGGTCCATGCCGAAGGTGTCGTGGGGCGCGAGAAGGATCACGTCTCCGCCGTCGGGAAGGACGCTGAGCAGCGCCTTGCGGATGGATTCCGCGTTGGGATAGGCGAAGGCCTCGTTGTCCAGCTTCCAGACTTCTTTGTATGAGGCGGCCATATCGTCGCACACCTTGTCCAGATCGGCCCCGGATCCCGCCACAATGGCGATGGGCTGGGCGCCGGCGTCTATTTTTTTCGCCGCTGAGATCAGTTCCAGGGCCGAGTCTTCGGCGACTCCGTCTTTGTGAGTGATGTATGCGAATATTTGTTTGCTCATTATTTGATGCCTCCTTTGGCTTTTAACAGCTCCATGAGTTTATCAATAATTTCCTCGGCGCTCCCCTCGAGCATTTCGGCGCCTTCCCCAAGATCGGGAATAAAGTAATCCATGCGTTTGACCCTGGCGCCGGCCTCTCCGGCTGTGGAATCGTCCAGCCCCAGGTCCGAAGCCGAATGAACCGGGATTTCCATGGAGGCCACTTTCCGGATTCCGCGGATTCCCACGTAACGGGGCTCGTTGATGCCCGTCTGGATGGACAGAACGCAAGGCATATCGATTTCGCTCATTTCCTGGTTTCCGCCCTCAATTTCCCGTCCGATTTTGATTTTTCCGTTGTCCAGCGGCTCAATGTAATTGACCAGAGACGCGTAGGGCAGATCCAGCAGCGCCGCCAGCATGCCGCCCACCTGGGCCGCGCCGGCGTCGGCCTGGGCCCCGGTGAGGATCAGGTCGTAGTTTCCTTTCTCGATGGCCGCCTTCAGTATATGGGCGATCCCTTTTCCGTCGGCCTTTTCAAACATGTCGTCGGAAAGCAGGATTCCCTGGTCCACGCCCATGGCCATTTCCCGTCGAATCACCTCTTCCGACTCCTCGTCTCCGACGGCCGCCACCGTGACGCTTCCGCCGACTTTGTCCCGTATCTGAATCGCTTCTTCAACGGCGTAGTTGTCCCATTCGTTCACCGAATACACAAGGTCGTCGCGCTCGATATCCGTGCCGTCGCTGTTGACCTCTATTTCGTTCTCCGAACTATCCGGCACTCTTTTGACGCACACAAAAATTTCCATGTTCATCCTCCCAGAAAAGTTTTGTTAAAATTCATGGCAAATGGCTGGTTTATATATGCCGTTCGATCAATTCCGTAAAATCCAGGGCCTCCATCTCGCCTTCCAGCCCGGCGACTTTGATGGCGTCCTCGATGTTCACCAGGCAGAACGGGCAGGCGGTGACGATGACGTCGGCGCCGGCCTCTTTGGCCATTTCCACCCGCATCACGCCCATTCTCTCGTCTTCCTCGGGCTCGTAAAAAAGCATCAGGCCCCCGCCCCCGCAGCAGAACGAGCGGTCTTTGTGTTTTTTCATCTCCACCCGTTTGAGTCCGCCGATGGCGTCCAGCGCCTCCCGGGGGTCTGTGTACAGATTGTTGTGCCGCCCCAGGTAGCAGGGATCGTGGTAGGTGTAAACCTTGTCCTTGTCCGTCGTGTCTTTCAGGGCCAGCTTTCCGGAGCGAACACTCTCCGCCACCACCTGGCTGATGTGCGCCACCGGCGGCAGGCCCTGGTAATCGTTTTTAAGGGCGTTTAAGGCGTGGGGGTCCGAGGTCACGATTCGTTTCGCGCCTGTGTTCAGGATGGCGTCGGTGTTGGTCTCTTTCAAAGTGACAAACAGCATTTCCTCGCCGAAGCGCCGGACTTCGTTTCCACTGTCTTTTTCCGCTTTTCCCAGCACTCCGAAATCCACGCCGGCGGCCGTCAGGATTCGGGCGGTGGAGCGGGCCAGGTCCTGCATCCGGTCGTCATAAGACGAGATGCTGTCCACAAAGTACAGGGTGTCCACGGTGTCTTTCTTTTTCAAAACCTTCACCGGGACCTCTTCGGAAAAGCCCTCGGCCTTGATCCAGTCCGCCCGTTTTTTCTCCATCTTGCCCCAGGGATTTCCCCTCTTCTCAAGGGCGCTCAAGGGCTTCTGGAGAGACTGGGGCACCATGCCCTCGTCCACCATGCCCCGCCGCATATCCACGATTTTATCGATATATTCGTTGCCCAGCGGGCATTCCTGCTCGCAGGCGCCGCATGTGGTGCAGGACCAGATTTCGTCCTCTTCGTAGATGTCCCCGATGAGGTCCTTTTCTTTTTGGGCCTCTTTGGGCAGGATGGGATATTTCTCAAAGACATGGTCCCGGCCTTTGATGGTCAAAAACCGGGGGGAAAGGGGTCTTCCCACCGCGTTGGCCGGGCATTGATCCGAGCAGCGGCCGCAGTCCGCGCATGAGTAGAAATCCAGGATGTGCTTCCAGGTGAAATCCTCGAATTTTTTCACACCGAAAGACTCCAGGTCGTCCAGGCCCTCGTCGGTCACGCCGTATTTCACGGGCTTGACGTTCCCCCGGTCAATGCGCATGAAAAGCACGTTGAAAAAGGAGGTGATCACGTGAAAATGTTTGCCCAAAGGCAGAAAGCACAGGAAAAAGAAGAAGGCGGCGTCATGGACGAAGTAAGACAGAAGGTGAAGGGTCTGGAGCGATTCCACGGAGACGTTTTTCACCGCCAGGGTCAGCGCCCAGGCCAGGGTGCCGGCGGGGGCCAGGTGGGCCTCCATGCCCTTTTGAAGCTGGGCGGACACCAGACTGGCCTCGAACAGGCTCTCCGATATCATCAGAAGGGAGATAATGCCCAGAACAAACACCGCCTCGGCCGTGTGGTCGTGGCCGTATTTTTCCGGAACCGCGTAGCGCTTGGGTTTGACAATTCCCCTGCG
The DNA window shown above is from Candidatus Desulfarcum epimagneticum and carries:
- a CDS encoding Restriction endonuclease BglII translates to MKIAETYSHLNGLEFLLVHKPELWEEIQTVIGQVDGKACKTKLSKEKNMKGRLLYSPIEMNRSFNGLLKAKDWMESRVSYWVTKDEKLIRKTLSMPPEKQKKEIEAAGCFPIFSYNQTDFVKDRLAIEVQFGKYAFVAYDLFVKHLAFYIGDKIDVGIEILPMKTLQSQMSSGVAYYDGELYNVIRQGRGVPGVPLVIIGIED
- a CDS encoding conserved hypothetical protein (Evidence 4 : Unknown function but conserved in other organisms), with protein sequence MAMNRSHHRKNMWIFALIASASLIFIAGCAEMSGGRDGFPGQTRNRKKLPAYHDFNDVLIPPGYKLDKKSTFVFQTPGFSAGVLVFRGKIRLSPLIRFFNENMGEDNWRLVSSFKSPRTLLIYNKENRWCVINISTGDSKVEIWLAPTMENILKKNNPGALPGEARKRKGEPAPEDFDSGLFKK
- a CDS encoding Electron transfer flavoprotein subunit alpha — encoded protein: MSKQIFAYITHKDGVAEDSALELISAAKKIDAGAQPIAIVAGSGADLDKVCDDMAASYKEVWKLDNEAFAYPNAESIRKALLSVLPDGGDVILLAPHDTFGMDLGPGLSIKMDAAFVPDVVDFEGIDGDLLKVVRQEYSGMVSAHVTCDLSNGAVANVRPGSFQPDESKSAGGQVADKSGDVGDMSVKRRFLEIVEAEVGDVDITKEDVLVSVGRGIEDEDNIEIAQELADAMGAVVSCSRPIVDAKWLEKSRQVGTSGQTVKPKVYLALGISGSFQHMGGIKGSPFIVAINKNPKAPIFQVADVGVVEDILDFIPELTEKISEGA
- a CDS encoding Peptidase U32 encodes the protein MKTENSKIELLAPAGNPEKLEIAIHYGADAVYLGGKDFSLRNFSGNFTPKEMRQGVELAHDKGVKVYVACNIFPRTHEFGAISDFLASVNEIGPDAVIIADPGVFLLAKEKAPGIPVHISVQANTVNAGAALFWEKMGATRINTARELSLGEVSEIASRTSLEIESFVHGAMCVSYSGRCLLSALMSGRDANRGSCSHPCRWKYAVMEEKRPGRYMPVAEDARGTYIFNSKDLCMAAHIPEMIKAGVNSLKIEGRMKGIHYLATVLRVYREAVDRFYEDPEGWAPDPGWIEELEGVSARGCGPGFYFGHPGPESMRHDVSSVENHGVFIGKIIRDVGGMALVEARNRFFLNEEVEVLGRRGPIVPDVIQKIVNEKGESAALAQPGERVRVLFEKNHAPNDIARRKAPR
- a CDS encoding Glutamine--fructose-6-phosphate aminotransferase, producing the protein MGFLSRLGHFLGRVHGRIRKRIFFGGNPDNAPAGAIVLFPRLDHVFFCGLTGIVAIQKASPDDADDIGSLMDEIEAGLGGIENQGFDSFPGNGEGFDDFYLGGADGIEAVADAARRLKNERPFFEIYRTPAILEKISALHGRLSDRVGREEKALSDRMGNLGSEMVRVMSRRIDSAKDIAWSLKSETANNILKAQNLAGKSARSLSMRGLSVFKAVNSVLNGIDRLEVRGRDSAGISVMFTLKASDFEALQARLKEKKRPDHFKSRVNLEVLRDMGVEVRHFRRPGGQKAVSVTFVYKTAAEIGRLGDNVAAIRRRIRDDDFLHALISANWLDKTILAHTRWASVGAITGANCHPVDHRTRVGKNGAPGGDGDAPGPGVIHVCLNGDIDNYEKLKRESEEAGRLIHPDITTDTKIIPLRIRGHLEKGLDIEEAFRMAVNDFTGSHAIAMHTDLAPGRLFLAQRGSGQSIFVGIADEHYMPASEIYGFVEETPVYVKMNDDASPDPEEGGRIFILDQNSKGGLDGIKAMRYDQTPVSLEEKHVKRTHLTSRDIDRQGFDHYFLKEISQSPASVEKTLQNRWKITSGKTRRYALNLDESEFPSKIAQSIQNGVTRRVFFMGQGTAGVAAKACAGILSAYARDPLFHVSALKASELSGFNLDRGEKGPDGMADSLVIAISQSGTTTDTNLTVDMVRERGAGAIAIVNRRDSDLTFKVDGVMHTSSGRDIEMSVASTKAFYSQIVAGALLGLKIAELKGWKDARFISEEIKNLLALPGHMESVFALKDKIESSARENAVKKAFWAVVGSGPNKASADEIRIKLSELCYKTISSDFVEDKKHIDLSAEPLIIVCASGVRENVIGDIVKDTAIFRAHKSAPIVIADEGERRFDAYAHDVFNVPRVSERLAPVTSALAGHIWGYYAALAINDCSRFFHGLRKRIQKALDERLKKGLDIVEIVLENGFKEEMAASYYEFRKKIGKDLLPAIGQSHCVLDLALLLKYLSGRLPVSDFELDFQKKGTASNMIGMLFERLGELVSLTARPIDAIKHQAKTVTVGTSRITEKLDGILFETFEENGFHVSQIINRNVLVLKNIQGIVQSVEGSILYRVDGLNLMGEPTQDTTITVLKKEGSLASLPSRVESDPALKGTKRLIVAEQNVYIGKGRKDDRNIIVAPFISTSGRAPSRIEHLLLLNVVYKERITLSEKIRCLGGKCERIKNIVQENSVAWRDDFLDLIETNELFGVSAEKIADRIVSCEDSN
- the rmlD gene encoding dTDP-4-dehydrorhamnose reductase; its protein translation is MTLLVTGSKGQLGRELTRRGKDRGMDIAGLDLPDLDIADEAGVKKAFGVHRPRAVINAAAYTHVDHAEKDADAAFLANSRGPAVLADQCREKNAALIHVSTDFVFDGEKKTPYLESDPTRPLNVYGAGKLLGENEIRRRLHSHIIVRTSWLYGAHGANFMKTMLKLAKDKNEIAVVSDQRGSPTCAGDLAEALLSIASMVMRSPRAPRGLFHFCGQGEATWDTFARAIFEIAEELGILPKAPVVRPISSDEYPAAARRPYFSVLDCSKIRERFQIIPRPWRESLKETLESLKGRDRP
- a CDS encoding Methyltransferase, which gives rise to MEAIFGLDVKIAETFSEDQKAVVFHGSCLDLLKDIPDHSVQLVVTSPPYNIGKEYEKKLEIKTYLDQQKEVIKECVRILSHTGSVCWQVGNYVKDGAIIPLDTVLYPIFHDLNLVMRNRIVWHFEHGLHCSRRFSGRYETIMWFTRKTKEFVFDLDPVRVPQKYPAKKYFKGPKAGQYSCNPLGKNPGDVWDVPNVKSNHVEKTQHPCQFPVELIERLVLSMTQKGDWVFDPFLGAGTSIIAAIRRGRKGVGAETEKRYVDIARDRIQKAIDGTLRTRPMNKPKYDPSSSRNRLAISPWDRKDLISHQLTLPESRGGGAL
- a CDS encoding Electron transfer flavoprotein subunit beta; this translates as MEIFVCVKRVPDSSENEIEVNSDGTDIERDDLVYSVNEWDNYAVEEAIQIRDKVGGSVTVAAVGDEESEEVIRREMAMGVDQGILLSDDMFEKADGKGIAHILKAAIEKGNYDLILTGAQADAGAAQVGGMLAALLDLPYASLVNYIEPLDNGKIKIGREIEGGNQEMSEIDMPCVLSIQTGINEPRYVGIRGIRKVASMEIPVHSASDLGLDDSTAGEAGARVKRMDYFIPDLGEGAEMLEGSAEEIIDKLMELLKAKGGIK